One genomic segment of Synechocystis sp. LKSZ1 includes these proteins:
- a CDS encoding TatD family hydrolase — protein sequence MQLIDTHVHINFEVFQSELPSLRSRWQEAGVVQLVHSCVEPQEFQQIQSLANQFPELSFAVGLHPLDAHKWLPSTADQILALAQSDQRVVAIGEMGLDFYKADNQAQQKEVFLAQLRIAHRLQKPIIVHCRDAAPVLRELLQDFCRHQGPIQGVMHCWSGSPEETQWFLDLGFYISFSGIVTFKRSEMIQASAKGVPLDRLLIETDCPFLAPVPQRGKRNEPAYVRYVAQALADLRQESLNTIATATTDNARRLFGLLPI from the coding sequence ATGCAATTGATTGATACGCACGTTCACATCAACTTCGAGGTTTTCCAGTCCGAACTTCCCTCTCTGCGGTCTCGTTGGCAAGAAGCCGGGGTTGTCCAGCTAGTCCATTCCTGTGTTGAGCCCCAGGAATTCCAGCAAATCCAGTCCTTGGCGAATCAATTTCCAGAACTCTCCTTTGCGGTAGGATTACACCCCCTAGATGCTCACAAATGGCTTCCTAGTACCGCTGACCAGATTTTGGCTTTAGCCCAGTCTGACCAGCGGGTTGTTGCCATTGGGGAGATGGGCCTGGATTTTTATAAAGCTGATAACCAAGCCCAGCAGAAGGAAGTCTTTTTAGCCCAGTTACGAATTGCCCATCGCTTACAGAAACCTATTATTGTCCATTGTCGCGATGCGGCACCGGTTTTGCGGGAACTTTTACAGGATTTTTGTCGGCACCAAGGGCCGATACAAGGGGTTATGCATTGCTGGAGTGGGAGCCCCGAAGAAACTCAGTGGTTTTTAGACCTGGGGTTTTACATTAGCTTCAGCGGTATTGTGACTTTTAAGCGCAGTGAAATGATTCAGGCCAGTGCCAAAGGCGTTCCCCTAGACCGTCTTTTAATCGAGACCGATTGTCCGTTTTTAGCCCCTGTTCCCCAGCGAGGTAAGCGCAATGAGCCTGCCTACGTCCGCTATGTTGCCCAAGCCCTTGCGGATCTCCGCCAGGAATCCCTCAACACGATTGCCACAGCGACCACCGATAATGCTCGTCGCCTGTTTGGACTCCTCCCAATCTAA
- a CDS encoding N-acetylmuramoyl-L-alanine amidase: protein MNRFHGFVLAFISLLCLAAPAEAGKLLYWRFEASQNRLTFNTETGVQPTAQLIPNPTRIVIDLPGTTLGRPTVNQPIGGTVSNVRVAQFDPFTTRLVIELAPGYTVDPQQVKVRGITPTQWTVDLPVPQRTTTPPPLSPQSQAPAPSRPLLAPAEGAETVQVTASGLLIPLVRNGQNNNIRVDRSNDGTTIQVGLPGAMLPSYLAGKTFAIQQYGVSDLSFANSSTDPRLSLTVDPNSPGWQAYYSRLGGGIVLFPKGGIRATQGLAPPPSSGIPLPPSADLGVSSLSSEGVSITGLELSRDNRQLLIRADRPLQAKGTLNRLTGNYEIRIENARLASSFKQPSLSGNSPITQLQIRQDAGDTLVFFVQPAAGTRFGNLFRSGGLYALEIAPRSYGGTSLGNRPLPPTNPGSNGTPVTINVPSAPRGSLPPLGNALPPNPLPTQGNWPRIPQGSRLVFIDPGHGGTDPGAIGLNGVQEKDIILSISLQVVRYLEQQGIRTMLARNSDYFVSLQGRTDMANRAGADLFVSIHANSMGAGRPDVSGLEVYYYDSPELSRFIHRSILRSLDVKDRGIRKARFYVLRNSRMPSTLVEVGFVTGSEDVAKLTNPSYQQQMAQAIARGIIEYLQQN from the coding sequence ATGAACCGATTCCATGGTTTTGTACTTGCTTTTATATCCCTCCTCTGCTTAGCCGCACCGGCTGAAGCAGGAAAACTTCTTTACTGGCGCTTTGAAGCGTCCCAGAACCGACTGACCTTTAACACTGAAACGGGAGTTCAACCGACCGCCCAGTTAATTCCTAATCCCACCCGCATTGTGATTGACCTGCCAGGCACAACCCTGGGGCGGCCGACAGTGAATCAACCCATTGGAGGAACTGTTAGTAATGTGAGGGTGGCTCAATTTGACCCTTTTACGACTCGTCTGGTGATTGAATTGGCCCCTGGTTACACCGTGGATCCCCAGCAGGTTAAGGTACGGGGTATTACCCCCACCCAATGGACAGTGGATTTACCCGTTCCCCAACGAACCACCACCCCTCCCCCCTTATCTCCCCAATCTCAGGCTCCAGCCCCCAGTCGGCCCCTTCTGGCCCCCGCTGAAGGAGCTGAAACTGTCCAAGTGACGGCCAGTGGCCTCTTGATTCCCTTGGTTCGGAACGGCCAGAACAACAATATCCGAGTAGACCGCAGTAACGACGGCACAACTATTCAGGTCGGCTTACCGGGGGCGATGCTTCCCAGTTATTTAGCGGGAAAAACCTTTGCTATTCAGCAGTACGGTGTCAGTGACCTATCTTTTGCCAACTCCAGTACTGATCCCCGCCTCAGCTTAACCGTTGACCCTAATAGTCCCGGTTGGCAGGCCTACTACAGTCGCTTGGGAGGTGGAATAGTGCTCTTCCCAAAGGGGGGAATTCGGGCCACCCAAGGGTTGGCCCCGCCACCGAGCAGTGGCATTCCCCTACCACCTTCTGCTGACCTAGGGGTCAGTTCCCTTAGTAGTGAAGGAGTTAGTATTACCGGCCTAGAATTAAGTCGGGACAATCGCCAATTATTAATTCGGGCCGATCGGCCTCTGCAGGCCAAGGGCACCCTCAACCGTCTAACGGGGAACTATGAAATTCGCATTGAGAATGCCCGCCTGGCCAGTAGCTTCAAACAACCCAGTTTGAGCGGTAATAGCCCGATTACCCAGCTTCAGATCCGCCAAGATGCCGGTGACACCTTGGTTTTTTTCGTGCAACCGGCTGCCGGAACCCGCTTTGGTAATCTTTTTCGGTCAGGGGGCCTCTACGCCCTAGAGATCGCCCCCCGAAGTTATGGCGGCACTTCGTTGGGGAACCGTCCCTTACCCCCCACAAATCCTGGCTCCAATGGTACACCAGTTACTATCAACGTGCCGTCTGCCCCACGGGGCTCCCTGCCGCCCCTAGGAAATGCTCTGCCACCCAATCCCCTCCCGACCCAAGGGAATTGGCCCCGTATCCCCCAGGGCAGTCGCCTGGTGTTTATTGATCCCGGCCATGGGGGCACGGATCCAGGGGCCATTGGCCTGAACGGAGTCCAGGAAAAAGATATCATTTTGTCCATCTCGCTCCAGGTTGTGCGCTACTTGGAACAACAGGGAATTCGGACAATGCTCGCCCGCAATAGTGACTACTTTGTTAGTCTCCAGGGCCGCACCGACATGGCCAACCGTGCCGGAGCGGATCTGTTTGTCAGTATCCACGCCAACTCCATGGGAGCGGGTCGCCCTGATGTCAGCGGTCTTGAAGTGTATTACTATGACTCACCGGAATTATCTCGTTTTATCCATCGCAGTATTTTGAGGAGTCTAGATGTCAAAGACCGAGGAATTCGCAAGGCTCGTTTTTATGTGCTCCGAAATAGTAGAATGCCTTCAACCTTGGTAGAAGTGGGTTTTGTGACGGGGAGCGAAGATGTTGCCAAATTGACCAATCCCAGTTACCAACAACAAATGGCCCAGGCTATCGCTCGGGGAATTATCGAATACCTGCAACAAAACTAG
- the rpsT gene encoding 30S ribosomal protein S20 gives MANNKSALKRIEIAERNRLQNKSYKSAIKTLMKKTFQSVEAYGASPAPEALEAVQTNLSAAFSKIDKAVKRRVLHVNNGARKKARLAKALKRVTTPA, from the coding sequence GTGGCTAATAACAAGTCTGCGCTAAAGCGCATTGAAATCGCAGAACGTAACCGACTGCAGAACAAGTCCTATAAGTCGGCAATTAAAACCTTAATGAAAAAGACCTTCCAGTCCGTGGAAGCCTACGGTGCTAGCCCAGCACCCGAGGCCCTAGAAGCGGTTCAAACTAATCTATCCGCCGCCTTTAGTAAAATTGACAAAGCCGTCAAGCGTCGTGTTCTACACGTCAACAACGGGGCGCGTAAAAAAGCTCGTCTTGCCAAGGCCCTGAAGCGGGTCACGACTCCCGCCTAG
- the murI gene encoding glutamate racemase, whose protein sequence is MRESQRSRIGVFDSGVGGLTVLRELYRQLPKESILYFGDTARLPYGNRTSQEIVQFVREILTWMQEEQVKMVIMACNTSSALALDVVRQEFDFPILGVILPGARAAVRLGRKIGVIATPATVASNAYRDAIHEIDSQAQVWQVACPEFVPLIEQNRIYDPYTKQIARDYLQPLLEVQIDTLVFGCTHYQHLTPILREILPASIHLVDPASYVVKAARKELEVLGLSNNQMSIATHFTVSGCPHSFAELSQQWLGFCPSVEQIHLPPVPISPVSLEILD, encoded by the coding sequence ATGCGAGAGTCTCAGCGTAGCCGAATCGGCGTTTTTGATAGTGGTGTGGGTGGTTTAACAGTCTTGCGCGAGTTGTATCGACAACTCCCCAAGGAATCGATTCTCTACTTTGGGGATACAGCCCGGCTACCTTACGGCAATCGAACCTCCCAGGAAATCGTACAATTCGTGCGGGAAATCCTGACCTGGATGCAAGAGGAGCAGGTCAAGATGGTGATCATGGCCTGTAATACCAGTTCCGCCCTGGCCTTGGATGTGGTTCGCCAGGAATTTGATTTCCCCATCCTTGGGGTGATTTTACCGGGGGCTCGAGCCGCTGTTCGTCTAGGCCGAAAAATTGGGGTGATTGCCACCCCCGCCACCGTAGCCAGTAATGCTTATCGGGATGCCATCCATGAAATTGATTCCCAGGCTCAGGTATGGCAAGTGGCCTGTCCTGAATTTGTGCCCCTCATTGAACAAAATCGGATTTATGATCCCTACACCAAGCAGATAGCCCGGGATTATCTCCAACCTTTACTGGAAGTCCAGATTGATACTCTGGTCTTTGGTTGTACCCACTACCAACACTTAACTCCCATTCTGCGAGAAATCCTGCCCGCCTCAATTCACCTGGTGGATCCAGCAAGTTATGTGGTTAAGGCCGCCCGCAAGGAACTGGAGGTCCTCGGTCTCAGTAACAACCAGATGTCCATTGCGACCCACTTCACTGTCAGTGGCTGTCCCCATAGTTTTGCGGAACTGTCCCAGCAGTGGCTTGGTTTTTGCCCAAGTGTAGAGCAGATTCATCTCCCCCCAGTGCCGATATCCCCCGTTTCTTTAGAGATCCTCGACTAA